A window of Castor canadensis chromosome 10, mCasCan1.hap1v2, whole genome shotgun sequence contains these coding sequences:
- the Sertm1 gene encoding serine-rich and transmembrane domain-containing protein 1 isoform X2 codes for MGLPAQTPPRPPGFPTTAQTPPSPERGAVLTPASGGRRGVGPLAAIGCVAKEGRRDGSRTRQSQQPRAHSTAPTARALWSRAAPLRPAFPGTALPASIAETGAPPHCNRGSPRQVVARPDPQGSPREL; via the exons aTGGGGCTCCCTGCGCAAACGCCTCCTCGCCCTCCGGGTTTTCCAACCACGGCGCAAACTCCTCCCTCGCCAGAGCGGGGTGCTGTCCTAACGCCAGCGTCTGGGGGGCGGCGGGGAGTGGGCCCTCTCGCAGCCATTGGTTGCGTGGCCAAAGAGGGGCGGAGGGACGGCTCACGGACCCGGCAGAGCCAGCAGCCCAGGGCCCACTCGACTGCGCCCACTGCCCGTGCGCTCTGGTCGCGCGCCGCGCCCCTGCGCCCCGCATTCCCTGGGACTGCTTTGCCCGCAAGCATTGCAGAGACTGGGGCGCCGCCCCACTGCAATCGCGGAAGCCCACGCCAGGTGGTCGCACGTCCTGATCCGCAG GGCTCGCCACGTGAACTCTGA
- the Sertm1 gene encoding serine-rich and transmembrane domain-containing protein 1 isoform X1, which translates to MGLPAQTPPRPPGFPTTAQTPPSPERGAVLTPASGGRRGVGPLAAIGCVAKEGRRDGSRTRQSQQPRAHSTAPTARALWSRAAPLRPAFPGTALPASIAETGAPPHCNRGSPRQVVARPDPQGYLSFLQGLAT; encoded by the exons aTGGGGCTCCCTGCGCAAACGCCTCCTCGCCCTCCGGGTTTTCCAACCACGGCGCAAACTCCTCCCTCGCCAGAGCGGGGTGCTGTCCTAACGCCAGCGTCTGGGGGGCGGCGGGGAGTGGGCCCTCTCGCAGCCATTGGTTGCGTGGCCAAAGAGGGGCGGAGGGACGGCTCACGGACCCGGCAGAGCCAGCAGCCCAGGGCCCACTCGACTGCGCCCACTGCCCGTGCGCTCTGGTCGCGCGCCGCGCCCCTGCGCCCCGCATTCCCTGGGACTGCTTTGCCCGCAAGCATTGCAGAGACTGGGGCGCCGCCCCACTGCAATCGCGGAAGCCCACGCCAGGTGGTCGCACGTCCTGATCCGCAG GGTTATCTGTCCTTTCTCCAAGGGCTCGCCACGTGA